The segment CAACATCGTACTTTTCTCTTAATTGTAAATTTTTACCAAAAGATTCGGCTCGATCATGATAAAAAGCTACATCTTTTAATCCCAATTGAGAGGCTAGATAATTTAAAAAAGTAATTCTTTTGTTTAGAGAATCAACAATGGTTACCTTCAAATGAGGAAAGCAGATTTTTAATGGGATACTAGGAAAACCTGCACCTGCTCCTACATCACATAGGGAAGATACGGAATGAAAGTCAAAATAAAAGCTTGCTGTAATAGAATCGTAAAAATGTTTTAAATATACTTCACTTTGCTCAGTAAGAGCAGTCAAATTCATTTTTTCATTCCATTCCACTAAAAGATTGAAATAAAGTTCAAATTGTTTCATTTGTTGGTCATTCAAATCTATACCTTGAGCTAAAAGTAAACTTTTAAATTGTTCCGGTGTCATTGAGCATTCCTTTCCTTCATTTCCTTTTCTGAAAGTTTTTTCATTCCACCTTGTTCTATATAGACAAGTAAAATAGATACATCGGCAGGATTTACACCTGAAATTCTAGATGCTTGACCGACAGACAATGGACGTACCTGTTTAAGCTTTTGCCTTGCTTCAGTTGCTAATCCTCTTATGTCATCATAATCTATGTTATGTGGGATCTTCTTATCATCCATCTTTTTCATTCGTTCCACCTGCTGTAAAGATTTCTGGATGTATCCTTCATATTTGATTTGTACTTCCACTTGTTCTTTTACTTCGTTGTCAAGTGCTACTTCATTTTCAGGGAGTATAGGTTCTATTAATTCATACGTTAACTCTGGACGTTTCAGTAAATCTGATGCTCTAACTGCATCTTTTAAAGGTGTCCCTCCTGCATTTTTGATAATATTTTGAACCTCATCTGTATTTTTAACAATTATTTCAAATAACCTCTTCTTTTCCTTCTCTATACTCTGTTTCTTCTCTATAAATTTTTGATACCTTTCATCTGAAATTAATCC is part of the Bacillaceae bacterium S4-13-56 genome and harbors:
- the rsmG gene encoding 16S rRNA (guanine(527)-N(7))-methyltransferase RsmG, producing MTPEQFKSLLLAQGIDLNDQQMKQFELYFNLLVEWNEKMNLTALTEQSEVYLKHFYDSITASFYFDFHSVSSLCDVGAGAGFPSIPLKICFPHLKVTIVDSLNKRITFLNYLASQLGLKDVAFYHDRAESFGKNLQLREKYDVVTARAVARLSVLNELCLPLVKVGGHFVVMKGSQFREELKEGDFAMKLLGGELTEDYEFELPNEGGERNIGIIKKNKKSPNKYPRKPGVPGKTPLLP